A segment of the Colletotrichum destructivum chromosome 3, complete sequence genome:
gtcatgACGAACGGGTGGGAGGGCCACGACGTGTGCGCCAAGGTCGCGCACGCCGTGGCGCACCTCAAGGGGTGGCCGTACATCGGGACGCTGGAGATGGTCCAGGACTTTGCCGTCCCCGTCAAGGATCCGTCGAGAGAGGTGGGCGCGCGGTGGGAGGAGTGGGTCGGGCACTGGTCCGAGGGCTGGAGGATCGAGAAGGACGCGAACGGCGCGCCGCGGGCGGGGTTCGGGGAGCTGGAGGCCCTGGAGCtcgtgccggcggcgctTCCAGCGGAgcgcggcgacgatggtCCCTCGATCGACTTCCTAGTAGGAGGATTGTCCGTGATGCTCCGGCTCCACGGGGCGAAAGACGAGCGGACGATTGAGGTGTGGAATGGTCTGACGCTCAAGTCGAGCATGCTGAAGAGGGTGTAGGAACTAGAGAGTCAACAGAAGTGTTTTCCCATGCCTCGGACGGTTGATTAATTCGTGACTGGTTTGTGATAACAAGAGAGTGCGGACAGGCTGTAGCAACCAGCCTAGCCTCATAACGTTAAAAGTGGAAGTTTAAGATAATTCTTCAGCTAGGCAATAACATCAGTTTCTTGCTAAGTTGGTTTACTAACAAAAGGTTCAGTCAGATGGCAGACTTTAGTTAAGGcctggaagagagaggggggggttgggttCCGTGGAGCTGAACGAGTTGATTGAAACATGGGAAGGTTGAAAGACATAGAACTGAAAAATGAAGAGATCCACAAGTCTTTGCGACCCTGGTAACGATGCAATACAGCAAAGAGTAAAGAAGCCTAAGTCAAAAGGTGAGAAAGGCTGAGACGGATGTAAGTGGAAGTGGGCGGTTCCCTGGGGAATCGCAACTCTATTTCTTCGCCCTGGTGTTATATTATCCAggttctctttctttctttctttttccaaTCTTCTACTTGCTTGTTGTGGAAACCTTGAAACACAACTTTTATGTTCAGGTTCTACGTTATAAACACTCAGGATTTGTTTGCACTCTGGCGCTTTTCTAGTTTCTAGAAAGGCCTAATCTCATCGCAAGAACACCCAATTCTCACTGCTTTGCTGATCAGCTTCTGACAACCAACATCGATAGATATTGCCACAGTACCTAAAGAAAGCAATCGACAAGAGCGACGGGGCGGCCTGGCTGATATGGTTCAGGAATGCAGTATCCGACCTCTATGGACGACGACCATGCATCCGCCTACACACCTTCGGCACAGAATACCGCAGCCGGCCATCGACAGGCTGAGTGCTTTGCCAAACGAGCTGATTGTCGAAATCTGCCGTCACCTGCATGACCTACAGCGAGTCCCGCCAACGTCCCCCCTGACGGTCCTCTGCCGCGCCTCGCGGACTCTCTACGCCCTTGGAGTGCCCGTCTTATACCACCGAGTCTCGCATAATGTGCGGAGCCTCAAAGACCTGCTCGCGCTGTTGAACTTTGGCCGAACAGCTCGCAAGCGCGATACCATCCGGCTCGTCAAACACCTGGTGCTAAAGTGCCAGTTCCAAATGGTCGATCGTTTGGGCGGATACGAAGCCCCGTTTGTGGATACAATGGGCAGGTTCTTGATGTGTTACTCGGAGCTTGCCGGGCTGGGGTCTTTTTACCAGAGTCTGAGTTACGAGCAGAGCGTCGACCTCATGTACCTGGTTTTACTCCATCTCATTGTCCCCAAGCTCTCTGGGCTGGAAACACTGGACGTGGACGTCGGCGGCAGAGACATCTTCAACCCGCACATCGCTCAAGCAGCTCAACCCCGGACCAGGAAGGTGCTAGCTCCCAAGCTCAAGGGATCGAGGTCGCCGATGCTGCATCAGGTGTCGATCAAGACGCGAAACCTCCCCGAATGGGCCTCCGTGAGCCtcaccttcttcctccgGAGCTTGATCGAGTACGCGCCGAACATCCAGATGCTGGAGGCGAGGCTGCGGGTACCCCGAGAATCGAGCATCGTCAGCTCGCCAACATCTTCCCTCCGGGACATTGCGCACCTCGACCTACGGGGGCTCGGACTGCCTCGAATTGCGCTGGAACCGATGTTGCTTAGCTGCGACCGCCTGGTCAGCTTCAAATTCAGAATGGCCGACGGAGAGCTGAGCGTGCCGAGCACATCCTTGATCACCGACGTGGACGTCTTGGCCATCCTGAACGCGCTGATACAAAGCCAGAGAACCCTCGAGACTCTGGTGCTGGAGGTGGCCGAGTACGCCGTCCATACCCAACAACTATTCCGGCAGCGGATGATCTCCTTGAGGAGTTTTGGAGCTCTCAAGCACCTCTCGTTGGACAGCTACTGCTACGAGGAGTCAAAGCCTCTGGGTGCTCTCCTGCCCGCGAGCCTGGAGACCCTGGACGTCGTCTGCCTGCACCCGACGATGCACGAAGAGATGAAGAGCCTAGCCAGGTCGTCCGGCCGGGCCAGGGGGCTTAGGAGCGTCACGATGTACCCGTGGCCGAACAGCGACAGTCGCAGGACCGACATCGTGGAGATCGCGGAGATCGCCTGCCTGTTCCGGGACCGGGGCGTGGTCTTTTCGTTCTCGCATCGGATGTCCCTGAGTCCCTGCGAGAATGAGCGCAGGCGGTTTCACGACAGGCTTCGCCAGTGGGACAAGAGATATCTCGGCATCTGAGCCTAGGTGAAGAGTGTTGAGCACAGATAGAGGATTCTTCGGCATGATGGGACAACGTCGTGTCGAGAAATGTGTATCCAAGACCGTATCGTACTCCTCCCAATACGTTGTCTTTTCACCGAGCTCTCACAAAAGGCTTTGTACTTAAACAGTAGCCATCTTGCCTCCCGTCTTCTTTCGTCACATTCGACGGGAAGTGGAAGCGTCTGCGACATTTTTCATGTAAATCGGACTACTTATTTTATCTGTTACCGCCAGCCATCACACCGAAAACCATGTAGGTGCATACGTCGCGACTCTTAGATAACTCGGAGGGGACGACAGATGTAACGAACATCAGTTGGGTGAAGAAAGGAATGAGAAGCCGAGAGTCGGAAACCCTAGATGCTGTCGGACACAAACGAAATAAGCACATCAAGCTTCAAAGCGATATGGAAAGAACACGCTGAGTGGTTGGTGACCGGGTGCCGTCTAGAGATGGCCGTTGACACACAACTTGCAGTTGTTGGACTGTTTGAAGAAAGGATCAGCTTTCCGCCCGTCCACTCTGAAGCAACTCAACAAGAAGACTCACAGCAGAAAGAATGCTGGCCACGATGGCAGCAGAGCATTTCGAGTCCTCCTTGACATCTGGTGTCGCGTTAGCATCTCGCCAGGCCAAACCTTTTTAGTCTACCTACCAAGACCACGCGCGGCGATCGCCCACATGCACGTAACGCCACCGGGCGTCAGAGATCCGAGGCAGCCTGGGACAACATCAGCCACAATTCTCCTTTGACTATCATCTGTTGCAAAGGGGGTTCGTACTGAAGaaccgccgccatccgcaaTGCAGAAAAGGCACATCACCTCGCTTGTCCAAGTCCCTGCTGTCGAGGTCCATGTCTGTCACCGTTGTCAGTTTTTCCTCTAGAAAGTCTTAGAACGATTTCAAGCCGCAAGAGCAAGTACCAAGTACAGCTCTTATGTAAAAATATTGAACGGGTTGTTCTTGCCTTTGAAGTAGCCTTCCAGAGCAGTCTTCCAGTCTTCGGGAAGGTCGGGAAGCTCGATATCACcggtcgccctcggcgtaACGGAGACATCATCAACAGCAGGTAGATCGGCAGGAATTGCCAGTGTCAATGGCGCCATGACAAGGCAAGCGAGAAAAGAGCTGAAACGCATGGCTAATTTGTTTGCTTGGGCAGTTGAGGCGATTCACAAATGATTGTTGATGCTGATGGGCGAACAGGACTAGACAAGAACAGGAACTTGTCGTCTTACTTATGAGAACCAGTTCACTTACAACGAGGCCTACAGCATATCTCGACAACTCCAAAGCAGTCTTGACAATCGGCAATAACCTCCGTCCAGATCACCCGCTTCTGTTTCCCGTTTATTAGCCTGTCCACGCGTGGGATGTACAGCCTGTCATTGGTCAAAAACAGCACTCAGGACAACTGGGACCTTTGTGGGACGGGAGAAATCGTTTCCGTCACGGCCGTCACGGGAAATAAAAAGCTTGTCTTGTGTAATTAATCAAGGTTGGCACTTCGATATAGCCAAAGATTGCTGGGCATTGGTTGACATTGACTACAAGATCCACGTGGGGTATGGAGAAGAGAATGGCGGTTCTCCACGAAACCCGCAAGTTTAGCCCATCTCTCGAGCGAGTCAGATATCGGATGAACGGCTCGCTCGTCCCTTTGAAGCTCGTATTAGTGCAACGACGTACACTTAATCGTTGATTCCTTTTCTGCTCGAAATCAGGGTCACTTTCCCTCCAACTTAACTGTCGTCCAGTCAGAATTCGAAGAGTCGCCCACGAGGACATCGTCTCATTTTAAGTTGATGAACCCACCAGTACCATGCCGTGACGTGGGCAAAAAGTTCAAAGCATGTTGGATCATTAATTCGGAACCATAATTTCCACTTGTGAAAAGACGTCGACAACGCGTCTGAAAACGTGGCAGACCGCTCGCTCCTCGTTGGAAACTTTGTGCTCGTCTGCTAATGAGATGCTAGGGTGAGGAGTGCCAGCATGTGGTAGTTACAGATTCATCGAGTTCGAGGTTGGCCATTTTGGTTTGAACATCGCTAGATGAAATAGAGATATAAAGCCAACATTTGTCCGGGCATTATGGTATCGTGGTACATGAGTAAAGCCAAGAGTTACACACTCAAGCCAAATCATACATCTCCTGTAACTACTGTCTTTCCCAGCCATTCTCAAGCACACCATCAACATGGCACACCTCAGCCGACCTattcttttcctcttcactactctctttctcttctacgGCCTCAGCTCCGCATTCCCCTCCCTTGCAGGAGCCCTCGAGACCCGCTGCTGGCGCAAGGGCTGCGACCACTGCGAGCGCTGGACCGTCACAATCGACCACCCCGGCAGCTGCGACAGTGTCAACCGCGACAACCTCAAGGCGGCCATTGACAGCACCTTTGTAAACTACGCCGGAAACTACAGGGGCGAGGAAGCCGCCTTCAGCAGCCAGGCGATTCCCGGCATAAGGGGCCTGGGCTGCAGGGTCACCGTCCACTTCCCGAGGGGCAACAAGGGCGTCGACTGGGGCGGCATGATCGGCTCCAACCTAGTCGGCacggcgagctgggcggTCTCTGGCACCTCCAACGACGGCAGCGTTCACTGCGGCGGAGCTTGCCAGTGGTGAGGAAACAAGGTCTACTTGGCGGCACTAAGCCTCTTGCTGTCGTCAACTGGAGACGACATCGTGGAATTTGGGGATCTGTACGCCCTGTCGGCTCGATTCAAAGCTGGACGATTCGTCATGAACCACCTCTCCATTCAAATTCTAAGCGGGTCATAGGGGTAACAACGGATTGGATTCAACTATTTTTCTCTACCTTCTTTTTGGGCAATTTTCTAGATTCGCTATCCCCAAGTACCATAACTTCTTTAATGATGTTCGAGGTTTTGATTATTACCAGCGGAAGTTGTATTTCTTCAAGACGTGAACAACTTCGAGTCAAGCCAAGTTGCATTAACGACGTTACAATCGTTGAAGCCGAGGCAGAGAGGCCCTATAGCTTCGGTGCCTTTGACTGAGGAGGGTTTGCAGCCACATCCAAAGCGAAAAATGCGTAGTTCCGGGCGTTCTTGATCTGGTACTCGTCCTTGATAATTCGGCATCTTTCGGCTCCTTTGTCAGTTTCTGAAGGTTACAGATAATGCAACATTGAAGACAAAGCAGGAGTATAGTTCAATTTATGGCAAGGTAATTAACTCACTCTCTGATCGAGTACCCGATGTCTTCGAGGACGCTGTCTGCACCCACAATGGCAGAGATATGCTGCGTCTCGTGTAGCAATACCAAGCCTGCCGAGGGTGTGTaatctctctctttctttttccagTTGGATATCATCTCTGACTGGCTGACTTCCTCAAAGAAAGCCGGGCAGAGGATTATAATATTGACAGTGAAGGGTTTGACATCCTTGGCCGCGCCTATGTCACCGTCGACCGCGCTTTTGCCAGCGTTAACCGGGGGTTTGTCAGCGTCGATCGCGCCAGCTGATCTGGGGTTATTGCGACACAACGAACTTTTGGCCTTTGGACAGCCAAATACCAGTCTTTTTGGGTCTGGGCCGTCTTGCTCGGGATGTTTGAGAGTGGCGGATGTGGGCGGGCGTAGTTCCGCAAGTACAGTTTGGTAGTGCTTTTTTTTGATGGTTTCGGGAGTTAGGCCATGAGCGACGCTGTCTGATTGTGACGAACAGCATTCGATTAATACTCGTTCGAAACCACTCACTGGGAGTGAGGGGAAATCGAGATCCGGGCAACTTACCACCAAACCAACGTTTGTAGGCTCTCGAGACGCCCCATGATCATTCAAGGCGGAAATTGCCGCGTTCGCAAGGGCTTTTGCGTCGTCTACTGCGCCTTTGATCTTTTCCAACTGGCTGTCACTGCACGGCCATGGTCCCTCTGAACCTACGGC
Coding sequences within it:
- a CDS encoding Putative metallopeptidase, catalytic domain superfamily codes for the protein MSLTTWMTSFLILSTLNFGHIFAAPSSAEHDLLSRNAKRELKSWVAVGSEGPWPCSDSQLEKIKGAVDDAKALANAAISALNDHGASREPTNVGLVVSCPDLDFPSLPVSGFERVLIECCSSQSDSVAHGLTPETIKKKHYQTVLAELRPPTSATLKHPEQDGPDPKRLVFGCPKAKSSLCRNNPRSAGAIDADKPPVNAGKSAVDGDIGAAKDVKPFTVNIIILCPAFFEEVSQSEMISNWKKKERDYTPSAGLVLLHETQHISAIVGADSVLEDIGYSIRECRIIKDEYQIKNARNYAFFALDVAANPPQSKAPKL